The Theobroma cacao cultivar B97-61/B2 chromosome 1, Criollo_cocoa_genome_V2, whole genome shotgun sequence genome contains the following window.
agaataaatacttaattaaaattttttaaatagtttaagaattattttaaatattatgtcaaaaatatattaaaagtagGACAATGATAGTAAAGGCTTACCATTCTGAGAAGGATTTTGGATAAGCTGCAAAAGCAAGTCATAAGCATCTGCGAAGAACACTTTCAACCCAGGAAGCTCCTTGTTCAGCTTTGCCACCAACACATTCAACTTGCCATTAAACTCCAAGGCAACTTTGTTGCGTTCCTCCACGCAGTTAAGAGGGTCCTCAAAATTTGTGGCTCTTTGCACTGGCAAACAGCCCATCGGAGGAAGTCCTGTGAGGGACATCTTTCGGGCCCCTAGGTCGTAAATTTGCGTAACGAAATTTTCAGCAATGCCAATGAGGAAATCCTCATATTGTTGAACGGTGAAGTGGGACTGTCTGTCAAGAAGGGCATAATAGTTTTCTAGGAAATCATTCGTTCCTATGCTTATTAGATATAAGGCCTCGGCAATTATTCCGTTCGCCTTCTGAACACCAAGATAGGCTCGCAATTTCTTTTGGTACTCCTTGTAGTACTCCACTTCCTTCCACAGAGGAATCACTTTCTGCCATTGTATATTCAATACCACTCAATTTCACAGAAAGGACAAGTAAATGGATATCACATACTAGACACCGTTGAACAGTTGTAagaatttaatgatttaattccttaaatgGCAGAGTTATGTTCTATGATGAATGAGGAAggacaaaagaaaggaaaaaacagaAGACCAGCAACAACTATATAGTACAGGATGAGATTAAACAATCCTGAATAGCTTAAATACTTAACTagcttaatttaaaaaattatgatgagGAATATGCTCAGTACGGTATTATTGAATTAACTTTGACTAAGTGCATACCAGTACATCTGCCGTAGCATTGTCGTAGCCAGTTGCAGCAGAAGCAAAGCAAACTCCAGAGGCGAAGTCTGAGATGTTTAGGGTAGGATCTAAGTAGGCAGGAATAATAGGTTTTAGCCCAAAGCCCTCGGAGATGAAGTCAGGAGAAAGGCGACCATTGCAGAAGCGTCCGGTTGGGCTGCCTCCAGGAAAATCACGGCCATAAGGCTCGAAATTGGACTTAGCAATTGTTGGAATGTAATTGTTGTTACCAGAATCCACAGTTGAATCTCCGAAGACTATAATAGCAGAAACTTTAGCTTCGGATTTAGAAGCCAGAACTAAGATTTGAACGAAGAAGATCCAGGGAATGTTCATGCGTGCCATGCCCAGTTCGAAGTCCCAGTTAGCATGTAGCTAAACAGGAATGTATCCTAAAAGACAAAAGATAAAGCAAAAGCATTGAGATAGTAAATGAGTCCAGCCTGATAGGAACTTATATATGACAAAGTTGGATGGTAGCTAGCTT
Protein-coding sequences here:
- the LOC18612227 gene encoding GDSL esterase/lipase At2g42990 isoform X2 — protein: MARMNIPWIFFVQILVLASKSEAKVSAIIVFGDSTVDSGNNNYIPTIAKSNFEPYGRDFPGGSPTGRFCNGRLSPDFISEGFGLKPIIPAYLDPTLNISDFASGVCFASAATGYDNATADVLKVIPLWKEVEYYKEYQKKLRAYLGVQKANGIIAEALYLISIGTNDFLENYYALLDRQSHFTVQQYEDFLIGIAENFVTQIYDLGARKMSLTGLPPMGCLPVQRATNFEDPLNCVEERNKVALEFNGKLNVLVAKLNKELPGLKVFFADAYDLLLQLIQNPSQNGFEVAEEGCCGTGLFEMGILCNRHLTCTDANNFQR
- the LOC18612227 gene encoding GDSL esterase/lipase At2g42990 isoform X1 — protein: MARMNIPWIFFVQILVLASKSEAKVSAIIVFGDSTVDSGNNNYIPTIAKSNFEPYGRDFPGGSPTGRFCNGRLSPDFISEGFGLKPIIPAYLDPTLNISDFASGVCFASAATGYDNATADVLKVIPLWKEVEYYKEYQKKLRAYLGVQKANGIIAEALYLISIGTNDFLENYYALLDRQSHFTVQQYEDFLIGIAENFVTQIYDLGARKMSLTGLPPMGCLPVQRATNFEDPLNCVEERNKVALEFNGKLNVLVAKLNKELPGLKVFFADAYDLLLQLIQNPSQNGFEVAEEGCCGTGLFEMGILCNRHLTCTDANKYVFWDAIHPSQRTNKIISDNLLRSLEPLFL